Proteins encoded within one genomic window of Bdellovibrionales bacterium:
- a CDS encoding site-specific integrase: MLDLKVKMYELKTGHNVICYVDPHSLRRKRKKFSNIKEAKTYKKDLELQFTAKGTSSFNVTPVSQLMKYHLEKYPDSSVRERKRHFVSFCEEFGHRPINLIGKPELQLWFKKIKGEHDLSDRTLNTIKSCLNSFFKSLVDEEIITESPLSKIQFERKPPPRRQRVVLSIDEVHKILENAQNFSPGLLYPFLFATAYTGARRSEILKLKKSDVDLEMGLLHFRGTKNGEDRTIRLPKSLKSFLETHLNNHSAEFVFPDPNGKAIGRQRLQRLLRRFKKHFPIGKDWGPHALRHSFAYNYLKKGGEMYQLQAILGHKSIDVTVDVYGQIGAQDVENACPYEN, translated from the coding sequence GTGTTAGATTTAAAAGTAAAGATGTACGAACTAAAAACGGGTCATAATGTTATATGCTACGTGGACCCGCACAGTTTAAGGCGAAAACGGAAAAAATTTTCAAATATAAAAGAAGCTAAAACTTATAAAAAAGACCTAGAGCTGCAGTTTACCGCTAAGGGCACAAGTAGCTTTAATGTGACCCCTGTTAGCCAACTGATGAAATATCATTTAGAAAAATATCCTGATTCGAGCGTCAGGGAGAGAAAGCGGCATTTCGTATCTTTTTGCGAAGAGTTTGGGCATCGTCCGATCAATTTGATTGGTAAGCCTGAACTTCAACTTTGGTTTAAAAAAATCAAAGGCGAGCATGACTTATCAGATCGAACATTAAATACGATTAAATCCTGCTTGAACTCATTTTTTAAATCTCTGGTCGATGAGGAAATTATAACGGAATCTCCATTATCTAAGATTCAGTTTGAAAGGAAGCCACCGCCCAGAAGACAAAGGGTTGTGCTCTCCATTGATGAAGTTCATAAAATTCTGGAAAATGCTCAAAATTTTAGCCCTGGACTTTTGTACCCATTTCTTTTTGCTACTGCTTACACCGGAGCCCGACGAAGTGAGATTTTAAAACTCAAGAAGTCAGATGTGGACCTCGAAATGGGGCTTTTGCATTTCCGAGGGACCAAAAACGGAGAAGATCGAACCATAAGACTGCCTAAAAGCTTAAAATCCTTTTTAGAAACGCATTTAAATAATCACAGTGCAGAGTTTGTATTTCCTGATCCCAATGGGAAGGCCATTGGTCGGCAACGATTACAAAGGTTACTACGGCGTTTTAAAAAGCATTTTCCCATCGGTAAAGATTGGGGACCACATGCCTTAAGACATTCCTTTGCCTACAACTATCTTAAGAAAGGCGGAGAAATGTACCAGCTCCAAGCAATTCTTGGACACAAGAGCAT